The Candidatus Hydrogenedentota bacterium genomic sequence CGCGATGGGCCGGAAGCCGCCGCCCGCGAGGTCCAGAATACTCTGCGGGCGTTCCAGGCCTCGTGGCCTGAGGACGGCGCCGCCCTATCCGAACTGGTCGTTACCGGAGAGTCCTTGGCCGAGTTCCATCACCCCGAGTTCGAGCAAGGGCTGACCCTCCCGATCCGTCATGTCGACTTGATGGACGGGTTGAAGGGCGCCGGGCTGGCCCAGGCGGGCGCTCCGGCCCAGCCCGTGGGGCCGGAGGGGCCGGTTGCCACGCCACTTGAGCAGGAACAGGAGACCGGGGAGGCGGCTGGCAGCCGGGTGAACGCCTGGGCGGCGCTTGTTGGCGTCTCGCTGACGGCGGCGGGGGGCGCCTACGGCCTCGACTTCCGCACGGGGCCCCTCGCAGCGCCCGCCGCCTGGAGCGGACTGACCCGCCACATCGCGTTCTCTGCCTGCTTGGCGCTGCTGCTGGTGGTGGCGTACGGCGTCTACAGCTATGTCCGGTATCAGCGGAACCAGGAGGAGATCACACGAATAGGCGATACGATCTGGCAGTACTACACGGAGGCGTTCCCGAACGCTCCGGAGGTCCAAGGCGGCCGGCCGCCGGCCGACGTAGGGGGCAGCACGACTATTACCTTGATGGCACGAGAGAATGAGAATGTTCAGAAGGACGCGGACCTCTCGAATGTTGCGATCTTCCAGCGCCCGCCGCTGCCGGAAATTCTCAAGGAGATCAGCATTTGTATGCCGGACAGCAAGGTGCGGGTGACGTCTATCCGGATCACGTCAACCTTGGGCCGCGGCGAGCTGCAAAGCATAACCATTGAAGGGGAAGTGACGAATCCGGAGACCTTTGACGAGGTCATGACGGCTTTGAAGGAATCGTCTTTGTTCAAGCAGGTGGAAGACCCGGCTCGCCGCGATGAAGCCGGAAAAGCGACGTTCAGCGTCCGCGCGTATATCTAGATTCAGGAGTGGCCATGGCGAGATTCAACATGCAGAAACGCGAAAAGCTTGTGGTGGGCATTGGCGCCGTAGTCGTGGTTTTTATCATATCGCAGTGGCTGTTTTCCGACCGTGGCCCGCTGCGCGCCTATAGCCAATCGGAAAGGCAGGTGGAGGCGGCGCGCCGCCGGCTTCTCGATGCCCAGCTGATTCGCGACGATGCCTTAGCCCGCCGGCAGAGCGGCCAGGCCCTGGAAGAGAAACTGGGTCAGCGGGGAACGTTCCGGCTGTATTCGCACGTGGACCAGGCTTTGCAGGCCGAGCATCTGAAAGGGGCGGCAGGCGCCAGAGCAACTCTGGAAACACAGAACACGGCTGTCCGCTCAGGCGCATTCGAGGCGGTCAAACTCTATCTGGACGGCGTCAGCATGGAAGAGTTGACCAATGTCCTCGTTCGAATCTATAGCGGCGACAACCTAGTCGTCCTTGAGCGTCTGGACGAGATGAGGCCCGCAGACAGCGGCCGCGGCCTGGTATGCAACATGGTATTGATGGCGCCCCGCGGGTGACGGCAGGCCCTGCCGGTCTTCCCGGGACAACGGCGCGGACGGCGGCCCTCGCGGCGTCCATTTCCCTCCGTCTTTCGGCGCGCCTGCGCAAAGGTCTGAACGAAGTGCTCCCCGGCATGCCCCGGAGGGTCTGTTTCGCCACGAGACCGTATTGACCGCCGCGGACGCCAATCCGTGGCCCGTGGTCCACGAAACGAATGCGTCCCGGCGATACGAGTTGTTCTCCGGCGTTTCAGAGGGTCAGGGCGGGGGTGTTCTTGTGGTTGCTTCAGAGCCCGGGAAACTCCGATGGTGGAAGTTGATTTTCGGAGCTTCCCGCGTCAGAATGCACCGTGGAAGCAAAGGAGCGCTGTGCTTGTACGGGCGGGCTTACGGGCCCGGCAAGATATCGGTGCATGGGCTAACCGGGTAGCCCCCGATGGGCACAGCGCAAGGGATGGCGCATTCCAGCCACAGGAACGTACGAACCAGCGCGAGGTTCGTACACCGGGTCTCAGGGCAGTCGGGTCAGGCGCTTCAGCCTGCCTTTTGGGAGAAGGCGGCAACCCTTTTCGCCGCAGGAAGGGACGCCATGGTGTCACCGAAGTTCCTGCCTGGTTGGAGGGCGCGGCGAACCCTGCCCACGGGCCGGTAATCTCTTGACAATATATAGCGTAAGTGTAATATTTGCAATGCGATCTCGCAGTATTTACATTGACAAGATCCCGGAAAGTCTGGTACATTGAGGATGCAGAAAAAGCGAGGATTGCGCCGTGCAACAGCAAGCGTATAGTCTGTTTGGACAAACCCTTGTCGAAAAGGGAGTGATCAGTCAAAAGCAGCTCGATGAGGCTATCCACAAGCAGCAGACCACGATGGGTCACCGCAAACTTGGTGAGATTCTCGTGCGTTTGGGGTATCTCAGCAAGTCGCATATCACCGAAGGTCTTGCGGAGCAGTTGGGCATACCTATCGTCCGTTTGTCCGACCGCGAGATTCCGGAGCGGATTCGCAACCTTGTCGAGCCCAATATCGCTACCCTCTACCGAATCATTCCCATCGGCGAGGCGGGGGACCGGTTGATTATCGCAACGGCGGACCCCACGAATTTCACCGCACTCGAGAACGTGGAACGGCTGCTCGAACGCCCGGTCGAGCCGCAGTTGGCGCCGGTCGAGGACATCGCGGAGGCGCTCTCGAAGTATTACGGTTTGAACGAGCATACGGTGGAATCCATGCTCACGTCCGTCAGCAGCGCCTCGACGATGAGTACTCTCAGCACCATGTCGAACGTGAGTTCGCTGGATTCGTCGATGAGCAGCGTGAGCAGCATGTCGGCGAGCGACATCAGCATGAGCAGCATCAGCGTGGATGCGACCGATTTCAACGTGGGCACCAGTGATGACTCCGTCGAGGACGACGATCACCCCGTAGTGCGTTATGTGCACAACCTCATCCTGGAAGCGTTCCGGCTTCGGGCAAGCGATATTCATGTCGAACCTGGAAAATACGACGTCAAGATCCGATACCGCATTGACGGCGTGCTCCATCTGATGCCGCCGCCCCCGAAACGCGCCCAGCCTTCCATCATTTCGCGCCTTAAACTGTTGTCGAATATGGACCTATCGGAGCGGCGCATTCCACAGGACGGCCGCATCAAGCTCAACATCGGCGGCAAGATGGTCGACCTGCGTGTGAGCGCCCTGCCCGCTCAATACGGCGAAAGCGTGGTCATGCGTATCCTCGATAAGAGCGGCCTGATGCTGGGTCTGGGCCAGCTGGGGTTCAGCCCGGACGATCAGCGCCGCTGGGAGGACATGCTGAATCAAGGAACCGGCGTGATGCTGGTGACGGGTCCGACGGGTTCGGGCAAGACAACCACCCTTTACGCCTCGCTGCACAAACTGAACACGCCCGACCGCAAGCTCGTGACGGTAGAGGACCCGGTCGAGTACCAGCTTTCGGGCATCAACCAGGTGCAGATCAACCACGAAATCGGCTGGAAATTCGATAACGCCCTGCGGGCCATATTCCGTCAAGACCCCGATATCGTGATGGTCGGTGAGATTCGCGACTACGAAACGGCGGACATTGCCATCAAGGCGGCCTTGACCGGACACATGGTGTTCTCGACCGTGCACACCAACGACGCGCCCAGTTCGTTCATTCGTCTCGTGGACATCGGGTTGAAGCCGTTCATGGTGG encodes the following:
- the pilM gene encoding pilus assembly protein PilM: MKLPSKIGAVEFDEDEIRLAVVSTGRRVPAIIEARACLAVYPSASQRFEALVAAVAHARSQMKTKPAAWVLCARSDNAIARKLTLPFKGRSKVASAVPFELEPYLAFPIEELAVDYSIVREANGNTEVLAVGVRRTLLEEQIDVLNAAGIAIEGIGLDATGLSSLLHARQNRGNGLSAALHVRGAGSSLVVTLGTSLVFLRHLPLTAAQFRDGPEAAAREVQNTLRAFQASWPEDGAALSELVVTGESLAEFHHPEFEQGLTLPIRHVDLMDGLKGAGLAQAGAPAQPVGPEGPVATPLEQEQETGEAAGSRVNAWAALVGVSLTAAGGAYGLDFRTGPLAAPAAWSGLTRHIAFSACLALLLVVAYGVYSYVRYQRNQEEITRIGDTIWQYYTEAFPNAPEVQGGRPPADVGGSTTITLMARENENVQKDADLSNVAIFQRPPLPEILKEISICMPDSKVRVTSIRITSTLGRGELQSITIEGEVTNPETFDEVMTALKESSLFKQVEDPARRDEAGKATFSVRAYI
- a CDS encoding ATPase, T2SS/T4P/T4SS family; the encoded protein is MQQQAYSLFGQTLVEKGVISQKQLDEAIHKQQTTMGHRKLGEILVRLGYLSKSHITEGLAEQLGIPIVRLSDREIPERIRNLVEPNIATLYRIIPIGEAGDRLIIATADPTNFTALENVERLLERPVEPQLAPVEDIAEALSKYYGLNEHTVESMLTSVSSASTMSTLSTMSNVSSLDSSMSSVSSMSASDISMSSISVDATDFNVGTSDDSVEDDDHPVVRYVHNLILEAFRLRASDIHVEPGKYDVKIRYRIDGVLHLMPPPPKRAQPSIISRLKLLSNMDLSERRIPQDGRIKLNIGGKMVDLRVSALPAQYGESVVMRILDKSGLMLGLGQLGFSPDDQRRWEDMLNQGTGVMLVTGPTGSGKTTTLYASLHKLNTPDRKLVTVEDPVEYQLSGINQVQINHEIGWKFDNALRAIFRQDPDIVMVGEIRDYETADIAIKAALTGHMVFSTVHTNDAPSSFIRLVDIGLKPFMVAAGVRCVLAQRLVRTLCTTCKEPTQPTDLQLERLGIKFDVNEAELFDGKGCEHCNHTGYQGRIGIYELLVTTDRLRELIINGASASHLRVEARASGGMLTLREDAWRKALAGITSLQEVLRVTQMDEPV